A single region of the Equus przewalskii isolate Varuska chromosome 26, EquPr2, whole genome shotgun sequence genome encodes:
- the RNF208 gene encoding RING finger protein 208: protein MPSDLGPEGGSGWPGLLMSCLKGPHVILKMEAMKIVHPEKFPELQAAAPCFPPAPRPTPALAPKRAWPSDTEIIVNQACGGDMPALEGTPRTPPLPRRPRKGSAELGFPRVAPADEVIVNQYVIRPGPGTSGASAVAAPAAGEPLECPTCGHTYNVTQRRPRVLSCLHSVCEQCLQILYESCPKYKFISCPTCRRETVLFTDYGLAALAVNTSILSRLPPEALTAPAGGQWGGEPEGSCYQTFRQYCGAACTCHVRNPLSACSIM from the coding sequence ATGCCGTCTGACCTTGGGCCCGAGGGGGGCAGTGGCTGGCCGGGCCTCCTCATGTCCTGCCTGAAGGGCCCTCATGTCATCCTCAAGATGGAGGCCATGAAGATTGTCCACCCTGAGAAGTTCCCCGAGCTGCAGGCGGCCGCCCCCTGCTTCCCACCTGCACCCCGGCCCACCCCTGCTCTGGCACCCAAGCGCGCCTGGCCCTCAGACACGGAGATCATCGTCAACCAGGCATGTGGGGGGGACATGCCTGCCCTGGAAGGGACGCCCCGCACCCCACCTCTGCCACGTCGGCCCCGCAAGGGCAGTGCAGAGCTGGGCTTCCCCCGAGTGGCACCGGCGGATGAGGTCATCGTGAATCAGTACGTTATCAGGCCTGGCCCTGGCACCTCGGGGGCCTCCGCCGTGGCAGCACCGGCTGCAGGGGAGCCCCTGGAGTGCCCCACCTGCGGGCACACGTACAACGTCACGCAGCGGCGGCCCCGGGTGCTGTCCTGCCTGCACTCTGTGTGTGAGCAGTGCCTGCAGATCCTCTATGAGTCCTGCCCCAAATACAAGTTCATCTCCTGCCCCACCTGCCGCCGCGAGACTGTGCTCTTCACTGACTACGGCCTGGCCGCACTGGCCGTCAACACGTCCATCCTGAGCCGCCTGCCCCCCGAGGCGCTGACTGCCCCGGCCGGTGGCCAGTGGGGGGGCGAGCCCGAGGGCAGCTGCTACCAGACCTTCCGGCAGTACTGTGGGGCCGCCTGCACCTGCCACGTGCGGAACCCGCTGTCTGCCTGCTCCATCATGTAG
- the CYSRT1 gene encoding cysteine-rich tail protein 1 isoform X2: MGTRGRTCPQPTNQRESAVSEMSWKCHLCMKPMSPTVRREKAAAGGSAHRHWDLAQRTRGQTAAIATSGRAMDPHEMVVKNPYSHISIPRAHLRPDLEQQLEVAPSSESQPLPVGSCTPEPTRLLQPTEEALGPKGAKGAKGAAPVQGQQAWQQPGNPYGSEQRPAGLTYAGLPPVGRGDDIAHHCCCCPCCSCCHCPRFCRCHSCCVVS, encoded by the exons ATGGGAACGCGGGGGCGGACTTGCCCCCAGCCCACCAACCAGAGAGAAAGTGCAGTTTCAGAAATGAGCTGGAAATGTCACTTGTGCATGAAGCCCATGTCGCCAACTGTAAG gaGGGAAAAGGCGGCTGCTGGTGGCTCAGCTCACAGGCACTGGGACCTGGCCCAGAGGACAAGAGGACAGACTGCTGCCATCGCCACTTCAG GCCGGGCCATGGATCCCCACGAGATGGTCGTCAAGAACCCGTATTCCCACATCAGCATCCCCCGGGCTCACCTGCGGCCTGACctggagcagcagctggaggTGGCTCCCTCCTCGGAGTCGCAGCCTCTGCCTGTGGGGTCCTGCACCCCGGAGCCCACCCGACTCCTACAGCCCACCGAGGAGGCCCTAGGGCCCAAGGGCGCCAAGGGGGCCAAAGGGGCCGCGCCTGTCCAGGGCCAGCAAGCCTGGCAGCAGCCCGGCAACCCCTATGGCAGTGAGCAGCGCCCTGCAGGACTGACCTATGCTGGCCTGCCACCTGTTGGGCGTGGTGACGACATCGcccaccactgctgctgctgcccttgtTGCTCCTGCTGCCACTGCCCTCGCTTCTGCCGCTGCCACAGCTGCTGTGTTGTCTCCTAG
- the CYSRT1 gene encoding cysteine-rich tail protein 1 isoform X1, whose protein sequence is MAPPLPRREKAAAGGSAHRHWDLAQRTRGQTAAIATSGRAMDPHEMVVKNPYSHISIPRAHLRPDLEQQLEVAPSSESQPLPVGSCTPEPTRLLQPTEEALGPKGAKGAKGAAPVQGQQAWQQPGNPYGSEQRPAGLTYAGLPPVGRGDDIAHHCCCCPCCSCCHCPRFCRCHSCCVVS, encoded by the exons atggccccgcccctccccaggaGGGAAAAGGCGGCTGCTGGTGGCTCAGCTCACAGGCACTGGGACCTGGCCCAGAGGACAAGAGGACAGACTGCTGCCATCGCCACTTCAG GCCGGGCCATGGATCCCCACGAGATGGTCGTCAAGAACCCGTATTCCCACATCAGCATCCCCCGGGCTCACCTGCGGCCTGACctggagcagcagctggaggTGGCTCCCTCCTCGGAGTCGCAGCCTCTGCCTGTGGGGTCCTGCACCCCGGAGCCCACCCGACTCCTACAGCCCACCGAGGAGGCCCTAGGGCCCAAGGGCGCCAAGGGGGCCAAAGGGGCCGCGCCTGTCCAGGGCCAGCAAGCCTGGCAGCAGCCCGGCAACCCCTATGGCAGTGAGCAGCGCCCTGCAGGACTGACCTATGCTGGCCTGCCACCTGTTGGGCGTGGTGACGACATCGcccaccactgctgctgctgcccttgtTGCTCCTGCTGCCACTGCCCTCGCTTCTGCCGCTGCCACAGCTGCTGTGTTGTCTCCTAG
- the RNF224 gene encoding RING finger protein 224, translated as MGTQAVPRAWRLLAPPATTHPPGSAETWTLVLWSGLPVPGPPMRGCHRGSGVAAAPLLTSPRMLQPEGPQASEEGTAAGTRRGDCIICYSAYNLTGHLPRRLYCGHTFCQACVRRLDTRTNEQRWIPCPQCRQSTPTPRGGVAMLDLDLATFLAVKAEREPSHMEPQPPAPLKGSTAITQQPARLCPTLGPQPDFPQPRCCCWGCGNLCWEPPGSPEV; from the coding sequence ATGGGAACCCAGGCTGTGCCCAGAGCCTGGCGTCTGCTGGCCCCACCGGCCACCACTCACCCTCCCGGGTCTGCAGAAACCTGGACTCTTGTTCTCTGGAGTGGGCTCCCGGTGCCGGGCCCGCCCATGAGGGGCTGTCACAGAGGCAGCGGGGTGGCTGCAGCTCCCCTGCTCACCTCCCCCAGGATGCTGCAGCCAGAAGGTCCCCAGGCCTCCGAGGAGGGGACAGCTGCTGGGACCCGGCGGGGCGACTGCATCATCTGCTACTCGGCCTACAACCTCACCGGGCACCTGCCACGCCGCCTCTACTGTGGCCACACGTTTTGCCAGGCGTGCGTGCGGCGTCTGGACACACGGACCAATGAGCAGCGCTGGATCCCCTGCCCGCAGTGCCGCCAGAGCACGCCCACGCCCCGTGGAGGGGTGGCCATGCTGGACCTCGACCTGGCCACCTTCTTGGCAGTCAAGGCCGAGCGGGAGCCATCTCACATGGAGCCCCAGCCCCCTGCGCCCCTCAAAGGCAGCACTGCCATCACTCAGCAGCCGGCCAGGCTCTGCCCCACCTTGGGCCCCCAGCCCGACTTCCCACAacccagatgctgctgctggggCTGCGGCAACCTCTGCTGGGAGCCTCCAGGCAGCCCTGAGGTCTGA